A region of Cucumis melo cultivar AY chromosome 2, USDA_Cmelo_AY_1.0, whole genome shotgun sequence DNA encodes the following proteins:
- the LOC103492273 gene encoding glucan endo-1,3-beta-glucosidase 13 isoform X1 — protein MGKRVGFSLFFLGISLFLILLGHCQGSNVGVCYGRNADDLPTPNKVAQLVKLHNIKYIRIYDSNIQVLKAFANTGVELMIGVPNSDLLPFAQFQSNVDTWLKNSILPYYPATKITYITVGAEVTESPNNVSALVVPAMNNVLAGLKKAGLHKKIKVSSTHSLGVLSRSFPPSVGAFSSNYASFLKPLLEFLAENQSPFMINIYPYYAYRESPNNVSLDYALFESSNEVIDPNTGLLYTNMFDAQIDALYFALMALNFRTIRVMVTETGWPSKGSPKETSATPDNAQTYNTNLIRHVINNTGTPARPGEELDVYIFSLFNENRKPGLDSERNWGLFYPDQTSVYNLDFTGKSVVDMTAQANNTASNGTAWCIASSKASDMDLQNALDWACGSGNVDCTPIQPSQPCFEPDTLLSHASYAFNSYFQQNGATDVACGFGGNGVRVNQDPSKLTSTSHNHIPVTFFIYFQCYICFSIAFYIRVKSKRHRNTLDCLLRMLPIHVGHLGTPMHRILVE, from the exons ATGGGGAAAAGGGTTGGATTCAGTCTATTTTTTCTTGGGATTTCACTGTTCTTGATACTTTTGG GCCATTGCCAAGGAAGTAATGTTGGAGTTTGCTATGGAAGGAATGCAGATGACCTCCCAACACCTAATAAAGTGGCTCAGCTAGTCAAACTTCATAACATCAAATATATTCGGATTTATGATTCAAATATTCAGGTTCTCAAGGCCTTTGCCAACACTGGTGTTGAACTTATGATTGGGGTTCCAAACTCCGATTTGCTGCCATTTGCCCAGTTCCAGTCTAATGTAGATACTTGGCTTAAGAATAGCATACTTCCTTACTACCCAGCTACGAAAATAACGTACATTACGGTTGGTGCTGAGGTCACCGAGAGCCCCAACAATGTGTCTGCATTGGTGGTGCCTGCCATGAATAATGTACTCGCTGGCCTCAAAAAGGCTGGTTTGCACAAGAAGATAAAAGTTTCTAGCACTCATTCTCTCGGAGTTCTGTCTCGGTCATTTCCTCCCTCGGTTGGGGCTTTTAGTAGTAACTATGCATCTTTCCTGAAACCATTGTTGGAGTTTCTTGCTGAGAACCAATCTCCCTTTATGATCAATATTTATCCTTATTATGCATATCGAGAATCCCCCAACAATGTGTCATTGGATTATGCACTTTTCGAGTCATCGAATGAAGTTATTGACCCGAATACTGGTCTGCTTTACACGAATATGTTTGATGCTCAGATCGATGCTCTTTATTTTGCTTTGATGGCCCTAAATTTCAGAACAATTAGGGTGATGGTAACAGAAACAGGTTGGCCATCCAAAGGTTCACCAAAGGAGACATCTGCTACTCCTGACAACGCTCAAACTTACAACACAAATCTTATCCGCCATGTAATCAATAACACGGGGACACCTGCAAGGCCTGGAGAGGAACTAGATGTATATATCTTCTCTTTGTTCAACGAAAACAGGAAGCCAGGGTTAGATTCCGAAAGAAACTGGGGATTATTTTATCCCGACCAGACCAGCGTCTACAACTTGGATTTCACAGGAAAGAGTGTGGTAGACATGACTGCACAGGCAAATAACACTGCTTCCAATGGAACTGCTTGGTGCATAGCTTCAAGCAAGGCGTCCGACATGGACTTGCAAAATGCCTTGGATTGGGCTTGTGGTTCGGGGAACGTCGATTGCACACCCATTCAGCCAAGTCAGCCTTGTTTCGAGCCAGATACTCTGCTTTCCCATGCATCTTATGCATTCAATAGCTATTTCCAGCAAAATGGAGCCACTGATGTTGCTTGTGGTTTTGGAGGGAATGGAGTTAGGGTTAACCAGGACCCAAGTAAGTTGACTTCCACAAGCCACAACCACATTCCCGTAACATTCTTTATATATTTTCAGTGTTATATCTGTTTTTCAATTGCTTTTTATATAAGGGTAAAATCTAAAAGACACAGAAACACTTTAGATTGCCTATTGCGAATGCTTCCAATACATGTTGGACACTTGGGCACACCAATGCATAGAATACTTGTTGAGTAG
- the LOC103492273 gene encoding glucan endo-1,3-beta-glucosidase 13 isoform X2, which produces MGKRVGFSLFFLGISLFLILLGHCQGSNVGVCYGRNADDLPTPNKVAQLVKLHNIKYIRIYDSNIQVLKAFANTGVELMIGVPNSDLLPFAQFQSNVDTWLKNSILPYYPATKITYITVGAEVTESPNNVSALVVPAMNNVLAGLKKAGLHKKIKVSSTHSLGVLSRSFPPSVGAFSSNYASFLKPLLEFLAENQSPFMINIYPYYAYRESPNNVSLDYALFESSNEVIDPNTGLLYTNMFDAQIDALYFALMALNFRTIRVMVTETGWPSKGSPKETSATPDNAQTYNTNLIRHVINNTGTPARPGEELDVYIFSLFNENRKPGLDSERNWGLFYPDQTSVYNLDFTGKSVVDMTAQANNTASNGTAWCIASSKASDMDLQNALDWACGSGNVDCTPIQPSQPCFEPDTLLSHASYAFNSYFQQNGATDVACGFGGNGVRVNQDPSYDNCLYATAGKNKTISSSNTTAISSTSSSSSSRIKVSGGLLVMLIFISCFLKIS; this is translated from the exons ATGGGGAAAAGGGTTGGATTCAGTCTATTTTTTCTTGGGATTTCACTGTTCTTGATACTTTTGG GCCATTGCCAAGGAAGTAATGTTGGAGTTTGCTATGGAAGGAATGCAGATGACCTCCCAACACCTAATAAAGTGGCTCAGCTAGTCAAACTTCATAACATCAAATATATTCGGATTTATGATTCAAATATTCAGGTTCTCAAGGCCTTTGCCAACACTGGTGTTGAACTTATGATTGGGGTTCCAAACTCCGATTTGCTGCCATTTGCCCAGTTCCAGTCTAATGTAGATACTTGGCTTAAGAATAGCATACTTCCTTACTACCCAGCTACGAAAATAACGTACATTACGGTTGGTGCTGAGGTCACCGAGAGCCCCAACAATGTGTCTGCATTGGTGGTGCCTGCCATGAATAATGTACTCGCTGGCCTCAAAAAGGCTGGTTTGCACAAGAAGATAAAAGTTTCTAGCACTCATTCTCTCGGAGTTCTGTCTCGGTCATTTCCTCCCTCGGTTGGGGCTTTTAGTAGTAACTATGCATCTTTCCTGAAACCATTGTTGGAGTTTCTTGCTGAGAACCAATCTCCCTTTATGATCAATATTTATCCTTATTATGCATATCGAGAATCCCCCAACAATGTGTCATTGGATTATGCACTTTTCGAGTCATCGAATGAAGTTATTGACCCGAATACTGGTCTGCTTTACACGAATATGTTTGATGCTCAGATCGATGCTCTTTATTTTGCTTTGATGGCCCTAAATTTCAGAACAATTAGGGTGATGGTAACAGAAACAGGTTGGCCATCCAAAGGTTCACCAAAGGAGACATCTGCTACTCCTGACAACGCTCAAACTTACAACACAAATCTTATCCGCCATGTAATCAATAACACGGGGACACCTGCAAGGCCTGGAGAGGAACTAGATGTATATATCTTCTCTTTGTTCAACGAAAACAGGAAGCCAGGGTTAGATTCCGAAAGAAACTGGGGATTATTTTATCCCGACCAGACCAGCGTCTACAACTTGGATTTCACAGGAAAGAGTGTGGTAGACATGACTGCACAGGCAAATAACACTGCTTCCAATGGAACTGCTTGGTGCATAGCTTCAAGCAAGGCGTCCGACATGGACTTGCAAAATGCCTTGGATTGGGCTTGTGGTTCGGGGAACGTCGATTGCACACCCATTCAGCCAAGTCAGCCTTGTTTCGAGCCAGATACTCTGCTTTCCCATGCATCTTATGCATTCAATAGCTATTTCCAGCAAAATGGAGCCACTGATGTTGCTTGTGGTTTTGGAGGGAATGGAGTTAGGGTTAACCAGGACCCAA GCTATGATAATTGCTTGTATGCAACAGCAGG GAAGAACAAGACGATTTCTTCGAGTAACACGACAGCAATATCTTCAACTTCGTCATCGTCTTCTTCAAGGATTAAAGTTTCTGGTGGTCTACTAGTTATGTTGATTTTTATATCATGTTTTCTGAAAATTTCATGA
- the LOC103492274 gene encoding derlin-1: MSSPAEFYNSLPPISKAYGTLCLLATTAFQLGLYDPMLIALDYGLVFKHFQVWRLFTNFFFLGKFSINFGIRLLMIARYGVQLENGPFQRRTADFLWMMIFGGLTLLVLAAIPIFRFPVLGISLVFMLLYVWSREFPNAQINIYGLVTLKAFYLPWAMLALDVIFGSPLVPDLLGILAGHLYYFLTVLHPLAGGKNILRTPFWIQRLVSRWRIGAPPMQRAAVPDDRGTSGAFRGRSYRLNG; encoded by the exons ATGTCTTCTCCTGCCGA ATTTTACAACTCTCTTCCACCTATTAGTAAGGCGTATGGAACTCTGTGCCTTTTGGCAACTACAGCCTTTCAACTTGGCTTGTACGATCCCATGCTTATTGCGTTGGATTATGGACTTGTGTTCAAGCATTTTCAG GTGTGGAGGTTATTCACAAACTTTTTCTTCCTAGGAAAATTCTCTATCAATTTTGGAATTCGCTTATTAATGAT AGCAAGATATGGGGTTCAACTTGAGAATGGACCATTTCAGAGGCGAACAGCAGATTTTCTATGGATGATGATATTTGGAGGCTTGACATTATTG GTACTTGCTGCTATCCCAATCTTCCGGTTTCCAGTCTTAGGGATATCACTTGTGTTTATGCTTCTCTATGTCTGGAGTAGAGAATTTCCTAATGCACAAATCAATATATATGGCCTTGTAACTCTTAAG GCATTTTATCTGCCATGGGCCATGCTAGCACTGGATGTCATTTTCGGTTCACCCCTTGTACCTGATTTACTCGGAATCCTAGCGGGGCATTTGTACTACTTTTTGACCGTGTTGCATCCGCTGGCAGGCGGAAAGAACATATTGAGAACCCCATTTTGGAT ACAGAGGTTAGTCTCAAGGTGGAGGATAGGTGCTCCACCAATGCAACGTGCGGCAGTGCCTGATGATAGGGGTACGAGTGGGGCTTTCAGAGGGAGGTCATATCGGCTTAATGGCTAA